Genomic window (Streptomyces sp. TG1A-60):
CGGGGCCCGCCGCGAAGACGCCGGAAGCGCCCGAAGTGCAGGGCTGGGTGGTCTGTGCCTGCCCGGAGTCGTCGTGCGAACCACCGTGGTCAGCGCCGGCCGCTCGGGCGCCCGCAACCGGTCCGTCCCCCGGGTCCTCCGGCGCCGTCGCCAGCAGCAGCGCTGCCCGTCCCGCGTCCTGTTTCCGGAGCAGGCGGATGGCTTCGGCGGCCGAGGCGGGGTTCGTCACCGCGATGGCGTCTGCCGCGGCACCGAAGGCGGCGGCGAGGGCGATCTCGTGGCCCGGGGCGATGGTCAGCAACTGTGCGGCCGGGCCGAGCAGTCCGTTGACGCGGTCCTTCGCGCCGAGCAGGGCGCCCGTGCCGTCCTTGCGGCGCAGGCCCAGTGCGAGGGCTTCGTGCCGGGCCTGGGTGGCGGCGCGACGGCGTTCGGCGACGGTGCTGGTTTCGCGGGCCGCGGTGAGGGCGGACTCGGCCTCGGCCAGGGCGCGTTTGGCCGCTTCGTGCTGTTCGGTCAGTCGGGTGTCGTCGGCGTCGAGGCCGTCGACCTCGGCCTTCAGCGCCTCGTACTCCTCCTGGGCGGCCACGGCGCGTTCCCGCGCCTCGTCACGGGCGGCGGCCAGGCGATCGATCTCGGCCTGGGCGGAGGCCGCGCGGGAGCGGGCGGCGTTGACCTGACCGCCCAGGCGGGCGAGGCTTTCGCGGCGGTCGGCGATGGAGCGGGCGACGTCCTTGAGACGGCGTTCCTCAGCAGTCAGTTCGCGCTCCAGCTCGGCGCGGTGCTCGACCGTGTCCTCCAGGGCGCGCTCGGCCGCCTCCAGGGCCGCTTCGAGTTCGGCCTCCTGTTCGCGGATCCGGACGGCCTCTCGCTCCATGTCCTCGGGGTCGCGGCCACGCCGCTCCTCGGGGGGCGCGGAGGTGGCGCTCTTGATCCGGGCGTCGGCCAGGGAGATCGTGCCGCGCACCCGTTCGGCGAGCTGCGAGAGCGCGTACCAGGTCTCCTGGGCTCGCTGGAGGCGCGGGGTGAGCCGTCGTACCTCGTCCTCCAGCCGCGCCTCCCGGTGCAGCGCCTTCCTCAGCTCGGCCTCGGCGGCCTCCTTGCGCTGCTTCAGCGCGGCTTCGTCGGCGACCTCGGTCCGCAGCGCCGCGTGGAGCCGTACGAGATCGTCGGCCAGCAGTCTCAGCCGCGCGTCCCGCAGATCCGCCTGGATGACGGCGGCCCGGCGGGCGACGGCGGCCTGGCGGCCGAGCGGTTTGAGCTGGCGGCGGAGTTCGTCGGTGAGGTCCTGGACGCGGGCCAGGTTGGCCTGCATGGCGTCCAGTTTCCGCAGGGCCTTCTCCTTGCGCTTGCGGTGTTTGAGGACGCCGGCGGCCTCTTCGATGAAGGCGCGGCGGCCCATGGGGTCGGCGTGCAGGACGGAGTCGAGCTGGCCCTGCCCGACGATGACGTGCATCTCACGGCCGATGCCGGAGTCGGAGAGCAGGTCCTGGATGTCGAGAAGACGGCAGGTGTCACCGTTGATCTGGTACTCGCTGCCGCCGTTGCGGAACATGATCCGCGTGATCGTGACCTCGGCGTACTCGATGGGGAGGGCCCCGTCGGAGTTGTCGATGGTCAGGGACACCTCGGCGCGGCCGAGCGGGGGGCGCCCGGTGGTGCCGGCGAAGATGACGTCCTCCATCTTGCCGCCGCGCAGCGACTTCGCGCCCTGCTCTCCCATGACCCAGCTGAGCGCGTCCACGACGTTCGACTTGCCCGAGCCGTTCGGTCCGACGACACACGTGATGCCCGGCTCGAACCGGAGTGTGGTCGCCGAGGCGAACGATTTGAAACCGCGGAGGGTCAGGGCCTTGAGGTGCACGCCGCCGGACTCTACCTTCCGGCCTTGTCTCACTCCATGAACGAACGGTTTCGCCCATGAACGTGCAGGGCACATCAGACGTTGAAGAGAGTGGGGAAAGCGTGGGGGTGCGGGGGAACGGAACCTCGGGAAAGAAGAAGGGACGCCTCTAGAGAAGGCGTCCCTTGCAGATCTGACAACTTAGCGGTTGATACGGGCAGCCCAACCACTGCTGTCGTAGTACGTGTGGTACGTGCCGCGATGCAGTGATCAGGTGAGCGCAGGCTCCGCCTGGTGTGCGTCGATGCTCTCCATAAGCGAGTCGTGAGAAGCGGCAGCCGTCAGCGCGTCGTTCTCCGCCTGGATGCGTCCGAGCTCGGATTCCAGGTCCTGGACGCGCTGCTGGAGCCGTCGCATCTCGGCGAGGAGTCGCGGGTCGGAGCCGCCGACGTAACCGAGAAGCGCCTTTGCCATGATGGATGGTCCTCCACAATGAGTGACCGACCGAAGCGGTATGGGTCGTGAGGGAATCGCACCCGTGGTGCTTGGCACTGTTGAGTTTTGCTGCCGTACTCCATGCCAAACAGCTAAGGTGCGCGGGGCTTTCAGCGTCTCACCAAAAAGTTTGACGGTCAACACGATCACGCCCCGCATTGGCGGGCAACCCTGTGACGCGCGGCCCTGAGCGGGCGACGCTGCGGCGGCGACAGGGCCTCTCCTGGACGGCGGAGCGAGGGGATCATCCGTTCTTCGGAGCCTGCCATGACAGAACCGTCTTGGCAATCACCTGCACGTTTCTGCTTTGTGCATGCTCCTGGCATATGCCAGCGGCGGCCCTCTCGCCCTCATCCGGCCCGCTTCACAGGCAGGCGTCAGCGGATGGCGAAGCCCGCATAGCCCCCTCGCGGTGTGTCCCAGATCTCGGTGACGCCGTCCACGCGCCCGGGCGTGTCGTCGCCCTGGAGCCAGTCGAGAAGCCCCTGACACGCCTCACGCGGGCCCTCGGCGACCACCTGGACCCGCCCATCGGCCAAATTGAGAGCAAAACCACTCAGCCCGCCGATCTCCAGGGCTCTGGCCCGGGTGAACCAGCGGAAACCCACACCTTGCACCCGTCCACGCACCCAGGCGACCAGCCGTACATCCTCGCTCATGACTGCACGCTAACGGGCCAATACCTCTCGGGCCTCTCACTCCCCTGGCGCCATGCTGTACCGTCCCCACCCAATGAATCTCATATGAAACTCACTCGTTCGTGTGGGGTTCGTGAAGACGGCTATCACAACGTTGACAACCTCCCCAACGTTGACCGCAGGACACCGCAAGGACGAGGAAGGCCAGAACATGGGACGCCACCGACGCTCCGCCGCCGGCCGCGCCACCGGGGTCACCACCACGGGCTTCACCTCCGAAGAGCCCCACTACGGCCCGGAGAACCTGTACGGGTTCGCCGCAGTCCTGGAGGCCGACGCCCAGACCGCATCGCGCGCCGGTGGTTCGCGCCGCCGCAAGAAGAAGGCCGCGACGTCCGTGAAGACCGGTCTGCTCGGTGTGTCCGCCGCCGTCGCCCTCGGCACCGTCGCGGTGGCCACCGGGGTGCTGCCGGGCGGCGACAAGTACACGGTCAGCGGGGGCAACAGCACCGAGACGGTGGTACCGACCGGCTCGCCGACGGGTGCGGCGGACCAGCAGGGCGGCACGGACGGCGCCGCGCAGGAGCAGCGCGAGGACGAGTCCACCAGCCGCGACGCCGAGCGCGAAACCTCCCCGTCGACCAGCCCCTCCCCCGCTGAGACCCCGTCGGAGAAGCCCACCGAAGAGGCGGACAGGGGTTCCGGCTCCAAGAAGCCCACGACGCCGAGCGCCAGGCCCACGGAGGAGAAGAAGACCCCTCCCCCGGTGGAGATCTCCACGGAGACCCAGGCCGAGGCCGCGGTCCTCCAGTTGGTCAACGAGGAGCGGGCCAAGGCGGGCTGTGACCCGGTGGCGGCCAACAGCGACCTGGCCGAGCTGGCCGAGGTCTTCAGCAAGGACATGGCCGCCCGCGGCTTCTTCGACCACACCGACCCCGACGGCCAGGACCCGTGGGACCGCGCCGCCATCCTCGGGATCACCGGCCTCGGCGGCGAGAACATCGCCCGCGGCCAGGCCAACGCCGAGGCGGTCATGGAAGCCTGGATGAACAGCCCCGGCCACAAGGCGAACATCCTGAACTGCGACTTCAAGACCCTCGGTGTCGGTGTCCACATGGGCGACGGCGGCCCGTGGTGGACGCAGGACTTCGGCTACTAGACAGCGTTCCATCCCGGCGCCGGGCAGCGCCCCCGGGGAGGCTAACCAGAAGTTAGTGCAACCTTCTGGTTAGCGCTGCGTCGGAGTATCCTCAACGTATGGAATCAGCCGCGCAGACCGCCGTGACGCCCGCGCAGGCTTCCGCGGACGCGGACGCCGTGGCCTTCGACGCCTTGGCCTTCAACGTGTTCGCCAGGAACTGTCCCTCGCGGGGCACCCTGGAGCACGTCACGGGCCGCTGGGGCGTGCTCACGATGGGAGCGCTGTACGAGGGCTCGCTCCGCTTCAACGAGCTGCGCCGCCGCGTCGACGGCGTCAGCGAGAAGATGCTCTCCCAGACCCTGCACGCCCTGGAGCGCGACGGCCTGGTGCACCGGGAGGCCCAGCCCACCAACCCGCCCCGTGTCGACTACACGCTCACCCCGCTCGGCCGCGAAATCTCCGAGCGTGTGCTGTCCCTCATCATCTGCGTGGAGGGCCGCATGGAGGACGTGCTCAGCGCGCGCGAGCGTTACGACGAGGCACGCGGCGCCCGCTGACACCGCGGGCAGAAGTAGCTGGATCGGTTCATCCACGGCCGTCGGCGCATGGGGGTGGCACAGCGCCGGCAGGGCAGTCCCTCCCTGCCGTACGCGTCGAGCGAGCGGTCGAAGTACCCCGACTCGCCGTTGACGTCGACGTACA
Coding sequences:
- a CDS encoding acylphosphatase; this encodes MSEDVRLVAWVRGRVQGVGFRWFTRARALEIGGLSGFALNLADGRVQVVAEGPREACQGLLDWLQGDDTPGRVDGVTEIWDTPRGGYAGFAIR
- a CDS encoding CAP domain-containing protein, with product MGRHRRSAAGRATGVTTTGFTSEEPHYGPENLYGFAAVLEADAQTASRAGGSRRRKKKAATSVKTGLLGVSAAVALGTVAVATGVLPGGDKYTVSGGNSTETVVPTGSPTGAADQQGGTDGAAQEQREDESTSRDAERETSPSTSPSPAETPSEKPTEEADRGSGSKKPTTPSARPTEEKKTPPPVEISTETQAEAAVLQLVNEERAKAGCDPVAANSDLAELAEVFSKDMAARGFFDHTDPDGQDPWDRAAILGITGLGGENIARGQANAEAVMEAWMNSPGHKANILNCDFKTLGVGVHMGDGGPWWTQDFGY
- a CDS encoding helix-turn-helix domain-containing protein; its protein translation is MESAAQTAVTPAQASADADAVAFDALAFNVFARNCPSRGTLEHVTGRWGVLTMGALYEGSLRFNELRRRVDGVSEKMLSQTLHALERDGLVHREAQPTNPPRVDYTLTPLGREISERVLSLIICVEGRMEDVLSARERYDEARGAR